The sequence below is a genomic window from Mytilus edulis chromosome 2, xbMytEdul2.2, whole genome shotgun sequence.
ACATTTTAACTAGTTTATTAAAGGctataaagatttattttttttttatcccaaacTGTTTATAAGTAAACAGACCttagtcagtttattttaaatgaGTGTATCAGGAGTGTTATGAAAATGTTTGGTGTTGCAACCTCTtttctacggaagcgtattagcgccacacatttttttttcttcctatgtttgcgttatagcgcaaacctttgcgttataacgcaaaccttgaCGATATAActcaaacctttacgttataacgCCAACCAAAATTACTTCAACGGAACTCAGATAAATCGAAAATTGAGCAGGCTGTTTGGCTAAGCTAAATTTTCTCCATATttttacaattcttatttagCTACAGAGTAAATTTAGATTGAACTTTTCAAAAACCAGTATAAGTTTGTTATCATATGTGTAGTTTTggttgttatgatattgtaatcaACGGATATGAAGGAAAGGATTAACAGAGCGCTATAAAAAGAGAGTAAATGTGTAATCTATATTATTTATATGATTATCATAGTCTAAATGTGCACAACTAGGATAAATGCCTTCAAAATAGAAACTAATTGTAGTTAATCCTATAAAACATTGTGGTCTAACCTATTAATTCACGGAAGGATGTTTGTAATTGAACTCAAGTTGTTCTGAATTTGACCTTCTTCAACCTAAAATTAAAGGGATAATGTATTTCCTTAGGAAATTGTGAATGTAACTTTCTGTTCAAATATTGTTGATCAAGAGATATAATGGGATATGAGATAATAAGATATGCTGACTGAATTCAAAAATTTATATGTATTATTGATTTTGGCCTTTGATTTTTGTATTGTTCTGCATATGATGAGGAAATTGGGGGTGTGTGCATATAAGATTGATTttagttatttgttttttcttaaaagaATTTAAGAAGGAAGTAATTAAGTGAAAGGAAAAGATTTTCTATTTTTGGTTTCTCTTTGTAGTATGAATTTTGAGAAGACACTTATAACAAGGCAGTATAATATTTCCCTGAACTATTACAGGAAATTGTAATATGATTTATAATTCCATGTTAGGTTGTAATATTGGATAACATTTTGAGTCcgctggttttttttaaatttcaacaacTCCCTGTCCATAGACAACAGTACAAATCCAATCTCCATTAAAAAAGAATCGTAATATACTATACTTTGTGCTACTCTTAAAAACAAGGAATCAATCTTTGATACACATGAAGCAATTATTTGTAATCTGCATTCAGTAACATTTCAAAGTTGTGTGACATGTCATAATTACTGTCATTTTATATGTGTGTCAAGGGTTGTTCAATTCTATACTTGTTATGCAAGTACACttggaaaaaaatcataattgcaAATACACATTTTCTTAAAAGAGGCAAATATGTTTTAGGATCTTGCATTAAAGTCTTAGGGGTCAGATGTTTTGAATTTGCTCTTGACCATATACATATGTGTGTAACGTTTAACTTTAAACTTGTTTCTCCTTTATGTGTAGttatttactatacaaatcagtCAACCATCACAGTCATCgtaataaaaaagttaaatggGTCAGAtctaaataaaatagttaaatggGTCAGATCTAAATAGAATAGTTAAATGGGTCAGAtctaaataaaatagttaaatgggtcagatctaaaaaaaatagttaaatggGTCAGAtctaaataaaatagttaaatggGTCGGATCTAAATAATATAGTTAAATGGGTCGgatctaaaaaaaattagttaaatGGGTCGGAtctaaataaaatagttaaatggGTTGGAtctaaataaaatagttaaatggGTCAGAtctaaataaaatagttaaaatggGTTGGATcgaaataaaatagttaaatggGTCAGAtctaaataaaatagttaaatggGTCAGAtctaaataaaatagttaaatggGTTGGAtctaaataaaatagttaaatggGTCAgatctaaataaaataattaaatgggtcatatctaaataaaatagttaaatggGTTGGAtctaaataaaatagttaaatggGTCGGATCTAATTAAAATAGTTAAATGGGTTGGAtctaaataaaatagttaaatggTCAGAtctaaataaaatagttaaatggGTCAGAtctaaataaaatagttaaatggGTCAGAtctaaataaaatagttaaatggGTCATCTTCAAGAATTCCAATTGAATGCTTTGAATTGTGTTTCAACTACATCTCTAGCCTGTTAGAGTTCTCTAAAGtttttcaatcaaaatttaattAGATTTAACACCTCTTAATTTTCTAATGAAATCAACAAAATAGTATACTGTTAAAATTGATGATTCTTCAGTATTTTATTTCCTATGCATATAATTAAATGTATATTCATGGAAAAAAGTGTGAAATACATGATGTATTATCCCCTATTTTTATCAGCAAAATTCTGATGAACAAGTACATGAAGTATATAATTTGATATGGCTAGTTTCATCATATAATTCATGTTATcgctatttttttccttttttctttgatctttttttgtgataatttttcatatcattctacttgcttgagatggaaaattatcgcaagaaactaagcaggcacgtggcgttgctaacgaaattgacatgaaattgacgacgtcgtcataggtaaaatagcgataaatagattatcattaatcatctcaactcgattgcctttctcgctttcgccatcctggctcaagcgagaaaatcaatctcgttgagatgatcaacgataatctataattattattcTATGTAAACCAATGTTGTGTCTTGACCTTGACTCATCCAGaacttaataaaataataaatactatGAAAAGTCATTCATATAATAGCATTGAATAGGTGGCTCTCAATTTGTGGGCTAGGAATTGTTTATGTTGAACTCACATTTAATCaaggaaagataactcttacCTGTCTGTAcagttaaaatgtttatatctttaCCATGTTTAACCAGAACAATATATCTTCAATGGATTTAGTGACCAGATTGGTATCTTTAAATTCAAGTTGTTTTTGAACTAAATAACTGTTTTCTTTTTAGATTTTCCTGGGCTAAAGCATTCTGGGATTTATTGAAAGAACTACATGATTTGGCTGGTCAACACGAAGTTATAGCAGAAAACACACAAGGAAATGTTATGAAAGATTTAAGTAATCTTATACAAGACTATAAACAAGATAGGAAAAAGgtaactttgaaaatatttattcccTACAACATTTTTAGGCTGTATGGAATTAATAGACGAATCATGCCCATTAAATTGCGAATTTCACTCTTAAAAAACCCTAATTTTGATCTTTCCTCTAGTTAGATTACCTGAAGAAGTTTAAGAATTTAACATCATTATATTCAAGATTAGAATCAGTCAATTATTCAGTCACATTATTGACTTTTTCCTGACTTTTTCTTAACATCCACCACAGATTCAGAATGTTATCATTTAGTACATCTGGCCTTTCATGGAAAAATCTTAACAAAGTAATCTCAATTATTTAGAGTCAGTGAGTACAATGGTCATTCATAGGATACACCATCTCATCAATTGCTAATAAAAGGAGAAATATAGTGTATTGATAACACTAAACTCGTAGAATTTCTAGTTAATTTCAATGGGGCAATTTCTAGCAAATTTCATAGGggcaaatattgaaaaaatatttggaCATACACATTTTTGTAGTAGACAGTACAGTAGATACAAAATAAAGTGGTTATAACGAAAGAAAATATTAGGATCTAAAGCAGACATCAGCTGTGTAGAATATGGCTGTGCTTATATAACAAATATACTGGTGAGACTGAATATTTATGAAGATGAACCATAGAACAAACCAAGATATAAATCATATCTCTAATTTGTCTATGAAGATAACTCTTTAATTTGTCTATGGAGATAACTATGAAGATAACTCTCTAATTTGTTTATGAAGATAACTCTCTAATTTGTTTATGAAGATAACTCTCTAATTTGTTTATGAAGATAACTCTCTTATTTGTTTATGAAGATTACTCTCTAATTTGTCTTCAAAGATAACTCAAAAATTAATCTCTAATGTGTCTGTTTTACAGGAACTTCAAGAAGGTGCTAAAATACAGGAACAGTTAAAAGCATCACTTGCTCAACTAGAAAAGGTATGATTATTAAAACTATGTCCTTTAAGATAAAACTCAATATTAGGATAAAATGTCTACAtttggtaaattatttttttgagaACAATACATGAAGCAGagtattttgaattatttgatttcCTGTCAGTATTAAAAAGCTTTAAATTATTCTTTTACTTGTTCTGTttgtattgcaaaattaaaacaaacataaaaatcaTATGATATTTATTTACAGAGAGAAAAGCAATATGAAAAAGCATTTAGGGAAGCTGAAAAAGCTACAGATGCCTATAGAAGGGCAGATGCTGATATTAACCTCTCTAGAGCAGAGGTGGAAAaggtagaaaaaaataacaatgaaaaaaaaagaaaatatttaacgTCATTGGTAATAACAATTGATAGctgaaaagaattaaaaaaaacctgaaaaaccAAAATTTTTGTGATAACCAGgatatttatattataatgcctctttacaaatggaaatttgctgaatttttcgtttcccttatgaaacttatacacaatgcttattaccacaaaactcagatcaagtaggtatttgggtagcgtcacttttactgttcatgAGTAATGTCCCTTTTTAATGTTAAATGCATGCAGGGGCATCCATCTGTGTCCCATTGACTAATTCcccatatattttttataatagaaaataaTCCTTATTTCAATTTATGGGACACTGACCATACAAAACTGCCTATGTGAGCATCAAGGTGTGAAGTCATTGCCTTaattaaaagagggatgaaagataccaaagggacagtcaaactcataaatctaaaacaaactgacaacgccatggctaaaaatgaaaaggacaaacaaaaaaacaatagtacacacgacacaacatagaaaactaaagaataaacaacacgaaccccaccaaaaactaggggtgatctcaggtgctccggaagggtaagagaCTTAAAATTATAATTGCTACTTCTCTACTATGCAAGCAACATTGAGGATAAAGAGCAAAGACTGGTCATCTCTGAGTCATACAAATGTTATTGTTACTTCATGGGCTGACaattaaatgttaaataacaGGTTTTTATACACACATCCTACAGAAGCTGAAGAAAAATTAATTGATTCATAAGCTCAGCAAGTTTCTTTGTTGTATGTTTTTAGTGAAATTCTTTCTGTCTGTTTGTAGCATCGGAATAACATGATGTTGAAAAGTCAACAAAGTGACGATTGTAAAAATGAATACGCTTCTCAACTACAGCAAACCAATCAACATCAACATGAACACTATCATACACACATGCCACAAGTGTTTCAGGTAATACAAAATGTGTCCAAAGTGCTTCaggtaattcaaaatattttaatgtgtttCTGGTAATAAACTGAAGTCTGTCTATGAATACCTTGTGCTTCAAGTAAAGCCAGGTATTTGTAAGTGTCACGTCTACTGCTGATGATTCATATTGTCCAATTttttacgtaaaaaaaaaaagatctattAATTTCTAATTTCACAGTaacttaaacatgtaaaaaatgttttagaaaaagtTGAACACAAGACGGCCACTCTCAAGCATTTTCAAGTATATAAGCAGTTAAATCGTTTATGTGTAAAATACCTTAAAGACAAGAAGATGTTTTGATTAGAAAAATTTCTCtaaaaaaataccccccccccccctccagaTTTTGGAACCCTTACAAGACACCTGCATAAGTCAAGACCTACATTTTCAATTAGACTATCCAAAGCTTTGAAGTTATGATAATCAACGTagcaaaattaaatattatcttGATATTAATTGTGATATGCCGAAGGAAATACAGCTTACAAGCCACAGGACATGTATCCAATGAAAGAGAGATGTCAGTTGTTTTAGCCATATTGTTTATGGGGGCAAGTGACTTCACTGGAAGCATACTGAATTGTTCATTGATTTCATCTGGCTTGAACTGCTTGCATCGCATACAGACTAGGagatacacattttaaaaatctaaattgtattataaaagaaatatttcagatgtatgaaaaaagtttatttattttcttcttttttctccaATAGAGATTGCAGAATATAGATGAAAACAGAATAGATAAAATGAAAAGTTATATAAAACAAAGTGCTGACATTGAAAGGAATATCATTcctataataaatacatgtatagatgGAATGGTGAAAGCATCAGATTCTATAAACGCTGTGGAGGTATGTCAACACTATTTCTTATAATGTACAAATCTATAAACGCTATGGAGGTAGGTCAACACTATCTCTTATAATGTTGAATTCTATAAACGCTATGGAGGTATGTCAACACTATCTGTTATTATATGAAATTCTATAAACGCTATGGAGGTATGTCAACACTATCTGTTATTATGTGAAATTCTATAAACGCTATGGAGGTAGGTCAACACTATCTCTTATAATGTTCAATTCTATAAACGCTATGGAGGTATGTCAACACTATCTGTTATTATGTGAAATTCTATAAACGCTATGGAGGTATGTCAACACTTTTTGTTctaatgtggattcattatcatttgtgggatactaattttcatggatttagtTGGTATAGATGGACAATTCCcatgtaaaaatattattaaagtgccccaaaaaacaaacatactcaacaAAATATGTAATGAGTGTATTTCATGGTCACCATTATACACATACTAAACAAAAATCAGTGGATATAAAACAACCagaaatacaaaaaacaacagcatacaAAATGCAGCATATttaacttaagactgagcaatgCAAAcctatatagtaaaaaaaaaagcattgttataattcattaattaAATAATGCGGAAAAAGGCATTTGTTATACATTGTCTTTCCTGTATTTACATAGAATATACTACACCTTAAATTTACTTTTCATATATATGGGATATGAAGAGTAACATATTGCTTCAAATAAACACTGAAGTATTGTAGAGTTTATATTATATGATGACTAATTTAGATTAAGGACACATTAGTATAAATATCACACACATTGAAATTTCACATTGATTATTGTTTTTAGGATTCAAGATCAGTTTTAGATAAAAATATGATTATTGTTTTTAGGATTCGAGATCTGttgttaataaatataaatctggTTATCCAATTCCTTCGGACATTGCGTTTGATGACTTAAGTAATTCACAAGTTCCTGATGGACGTAATGGAAATACATTAACAACAACAccgaaaaatttaaatcttgaaaaAGGTAGTGTGCGCCAAACTGTAAGTGGAGGAAAATCAAAGAAAAGAACTGGTATATTAGGATTATTTAGCTCTTCAAAGGTGAGATTCAGAAAATTTgaattatatgatttttttttaatgctcaGCCTCATTTTCATAACTATTGGACAAATTAACTATCAATCAGAATTTCTTGGAGAAATATTTCCTCTCACTTTCATCTTAACATTGTGTGGTTAATATACAAtgtcttgacaattttttgtaaacGCAATAAAAACTTGGATAAAATTACTGAATTCAAGATTTCTATTATTGTTGAATTCCATGAGTGTGTCCAGAATAAAAAGTTTAAGTGGACATGGAAAAATTGAATCTGCAATCAATTTTGTTTCAGGGTTTggtatctttgttttttttactttttgttaattAGTGGGAACGAAATTGTCTCTAACTGctattaaatcaaatcaaatattgtttaaaaaaaacctagaGTGACCAAATACTTAAGCAAGGATAATGAAGAAGTAATGGTTTACTTAACAAATAGACAACCTTAATCCAGTATATTATACACACTCAAACAATTTGGCTGTAGGTACTCTTTcttagataatttatttttattttttttatactggaTAAGTTATTAAAATGATTTATAGTTGATTTTTCCTATTGACTTAATACTTAAAGTTTGATTATCTGTGGGTTCCATATATGTTGCATAAATACTATGTAATAGATTTTGGTGTATATTTAGTGCCAGCAAGTCGTATGGATATTACACTTCCCATTAAGCCACAATGATCCTGCATTAGTGAATCTATCCAGAACAATTTGTTTTCAGGACCTgattacacccccccccccccccccccccccctaaaataaACCTGATCTCGAAAAGTGACATttaatttaaatcttttaaaataaatattaaaatttgcatgTATGTGTATAATTGTTTGGCATTCTTTTAAATTTAactaaatttgaaaatcaaagaGCCATCCCCTTTCAATAATCAATGATTAAAAATGCAGTCATCATTATTTCATATATAAGCACCAGTTGAAAACAGAGTGAAGAAGATATCATTTAGTGCCTGGGGAAAGTGTAAATTCCATCAGATCTGTATTGCACTTTTGTGTATGTCATGTACTTGTATATTGCTTGCTGGAACTTGAGTTATTTCTTGCTGAGCCTGTAGGGTATCATATCTTCTATATCATGTTTCTCTTTACCATTACATCATGTCATCATCTTATAGTTTCTGTTGATTTTAAGGCACTTATcttataattaaatttcataCTAAATTGCAGATAACCTGCATTGAACTCTTTGCTTTGCTATGGCTTGTAtgcaaacttttatttttaattgattattttgaaatttatgatttgaatatacatgtaacatcCAGGTTAAAATAAGACAACACAATTATGTACTCTTACATTAAACCTAAATCAAAAGCAGTCCAAGACAATTTTTAGGATtgatattttagtatttttggtctgtgtttttttttaaattatgctaGATATTTATGCTACATGTTATATCATGGGTCAGGGATTTCCCATTCAGATTTTATAATGTTGGTCAGCATGGTCAGCAGGTTATAATTAATAAtactttactttttaatataCCATTTATTTTAgcataaatcatataaaatatatcagGTAACTcatatatatgtcatttaaatttaactttaaaaaaaaactttttttatcattttaatttgtattaattaCTTGTACTTACAAATGTACTACTGCAAAATTAATCATccaaaacatttcaaaatcaaatggtgctcattaattttcaaatattctatGGGAACAGGACTCTTAACACTGACAGatatgttattttctttaaataataactAACTAAGATGTTAATAATAAGGGTAAAGGTTATTTAACTGGTATGACAATATATTGCATCAATAATGAAGATCTGTGGTTTCAAAAATGGTTTAGTATTAAATTATGTCTTGTGTATTATTTATACAATATAGACATGCAGCTATTCTTGCTGTGCATTTAACACATTATACTAATAAATAAGATAAGTGGAACCTTTTGATGATAAAATAGTAACACAGATGATGTATTTTATACTAAAACATAATCAACAAAaagactaaaaatgaaaaaaatcaaatgaattataagctTCAGCAGAGAAATTATAGTTCTCTGATTACTGACTTTTTACCTATAAGCAAGGCTGACAGAGAAAATTGCTCCCAGGACccctatgaaaaaaataatttcatttatcaTTCTTTCTTTCTCTCCTCTTCCCATTGCCCCTTCCCCCTGAGTATTGTTCTCactaagattttatttttattcgatTTTTTTTCAGCACCTGATTCTACCCCTCTTCTGtgtttaagttttattttgtatCTGAAGTCACATTACTTTAAGTgctttaaaaacacaaaaaaataatcaggTTATTAATTGACCAGGTTATTAATGAGATTTGACATTTGCATGGTACTTTTACAGAAGATCTTGACTtttctacatacatgtattttgttgCTACTGGTCAGCTGCATTTTGATATCAATTCTAATGTGACTCTCTTTCTTCACTTTGAAAGCAAAGCTGtgttctaattaaaaaaaaaccaacaacatgtGGAATTGTGCTTGACATCACAAAAGAATTTGCTATGTCAGTTGCAATTTGAATGACCCTCTTGATCAAAATAAGCGATTCTTTGAGAGTTGCTTGCCATGAAATTCAATAATATCTTCTAAAAGTTTTAATAGAAATAACtatttttgttaactttttgGACGCTTAAGCTTAAGTTAAAACTAATTTATAACCTTTTTGATGCCTTGGTTTCAGGTATTTAGATATTAATCAAGTGCTTTATTAGTAGCATTATGTATTCTGGTGTATTTCAGACGAATGTAACACGAGTAAGTGATATTACAATGGTGGGGTATATGTCTTGGTACCCTTTCATCTTAATTGTCAAACTAACTATCATAAGCTTCATTCTTAACACTCCACAACATTTTGCTCTGCAATAATTTGATGAAATTATTCTGtcatcatttttcttttttcgaaattttgataataGAAAAATAAGAATTATTAATACAACTTAAACTTGGAAACATTTGTCGTTACCTGTTCTGTACTAATTTTGTCAAGAAATaattgctttttagctcacctggcctaaaaggccatgtgagcttttctcatcacttggcgtccgtcgtcgtcgtcaacGTCGTCGTCaacgtcgtcgtcgtctgtcgtcgttaacaatttttcaaacatcttctcctctgaaactactgaatggatttgaatgaaacttaacatgattgttccttagtatatcctgcacaaaatgtgcgcttcgatttttgatccgtcaaaaaacatggccgccgttacttaaaatagaacataggggtcaaatgcagtttttggcttatatctcaaaaacgaaagcatttagagcaaatctgacatggggtaaaaatgttcattaggtcaagatctatcagccctgaaattttcagatgaatcaaacaaaccattgttgggttgctgccacttaattggtaattttaaggaaattttgcagtttttggtcattatcttgaatattattatagataaagataaactgtaaacagcaaaaaagatcagcaaagtaagatctacaaataagttaatatgaccaaaattgtcaattgaccccttaaggggttattgtcctttaatgacaatttttcacaatttgttcatcatatttgctaactttaaaaaatcttctcctctgaaactactgaatggatttggttaaaacttagcatggttgttccttagattatcctgcacaaagtgtgtgctttgatttttgatccgtcaaaacacatggccgccgttacttaaaatagaacataggggtcaaatgcagtttttggcttatatctcaaaaacgaaagcattaagagcaaatctgacatggagtaaaaatgttcattaggtcaatatctatcagccctgaaattttcagatgaatcaaacatccaattgttgggttgctgccacttaattggtaattttaaggaaattttgcagtttttggtcattatcttgaatattattatagataaagataaactgtaaacagcaaatatgatcagcaatgtaagatctacaaataagtcaatttgaccaaaattgacaattgacctctttaggaattattgccctttaaagacttttttcacaatttgttcatcatgttgacttactttaaaaaatcttctcttatgaaactgctgtatcaatttcagccaaacttaggctaaatgagtttcagagtttcagagtatctagtataaattttatatttcatttccttgtatgtcaagaaacatagctcctatggctaaaatagaacataggagaaaatgatttttttttgcttttgaagaaaataggacgattcaaagaacatttaaataaattgaaaagccaaaataatcattgatgagagattaaaccaaaaaaattcaggtgagcgattcaggctcttgagagcctcttgtttgtttTGTGGCTTGAAAAATGTCATGAATATATTTTTAAGTTCAAAAATTTTGTAAGCATAAAAAAGACAATAATCAAAGCAAAATAATTAGcagaatattttataatttataattttgaaaaataagtacatgtagtacatttgtacttttg
It includes:
- the LOC139512206 gene encoding formin-binding protein 1-like isoform X11; amino-acid sequence: MSWGTELWDQYDTVAVHTQKGVDFCERFTNFLKERSHIEFEYAKNLKRLVKNYQPKKKDEEEYGQFSWAKAFWDLLKELHDLAGQHEVIAENTQGNVMKDLSNLIQDYKQDRKKELQEGAKIQEQLKASLAQLEKREKQYEKAFREAEKATDAYRRADADINLSRAEVEKHRNNMMLKSQQSDDCKNEYASQLQQTNQHQHEHYHTHMPQVFQRLQNIDENRIDKMKSYIKQSADIERNIIPIINTCIDGMVKASDSINAVEDSRSVVNKYKSGYPIPSDIAFDDLSNSQVPDGRNGNTLTTTPKNLNLEKGSVRQTVSGGKSKKRTGILGLFSSSKSDDPKEDFSDLPPSQRKKQLLKKIDSIKKEITRETAEREGMLKMKDVYVQNPALGDPNSLDKKIEENGEKLDSCRKELSKFVNYLDDAEGKKSTTSLAVSDDSLSRSTSDGSVNRDPNIIPPPPSIQQPNNDVYTGYSTNSSNNWPPPYSRSKSAEVIYW
- the LOC139512206 gene encoding formin-binding protein 1-like isoform X10, with product MSWGTELWDQYDTVAVHTQKGVDFCERFTNFLKERSHIEFEYAKNLKRLVKNYQPKKKDEEEYGQFSWAKAFWDLLKELHDLAGQHEVIAENTQGNVMKDLSNLIQDYKQDRKKELQEGAKIQEQLKASLAQLEKREKQYEKAFREAEKATDAYRRADADINLSRAEVEKHRNNMMLKSQQSDDCKNEYASQLQQTNQHQHEHYHTHMPQVFQRLQNIDENRIDKMKSYIKQSADIERNIIPIINTCIDGMVKASDSINAVEDSRSVVNKYKSGYPIPSDIAFDDLSNSQVPDGRNGNTLTTTPKNLNLEKGSVRQTVSGGKSKKRTGILGLFSSSKTNVTRSDDPKEDFSDLPPSQRKKQLLKKIDSIKKEITRETAEREGMLKMKDVYVQNPALGDPNSLDKKIEENGEKLDSCRKELSKFVNYLDDAEGKKSTTSLAVSDDSLSRSTSDGSVNRDPNIIPPPPSIQQPNNDVYTGYSTNSSNNWPPPYSRSKSAEVIYW